A window of the Pseudomonas furukawaii genome harbors these coding sequences:
- a CDS encoding phosphoglycolate phosphatase, whose translation MGTLHRLFDGRLPRLVMFDLDGTLVDSVPDLAAAVDRMLIALGRPAAGVERVREWVGNGARVLVRRALAGDIEHAAVHDADAERGLALFMEAYAESHALTTVYPGVVDTLKWLKKQDVELALVTNKPERFVAPLLDEMKLGRYFPLIIAGDTLPQQKPDPAALLHVMHMTGVSRHEALFVGDSRNDVLAARAAGVKCVALSYGYNHGRPIAEEEPALVVDDLRELLPGGCAAHGAALMSPDSPENSPQRDRNVVVPCKHWLERAGMKIIKAVARWRWRA comes from the coding sequence ATGGGGACGCTGCACCGGCTGTTCGACGGGCGCCTGCCACGCCTGGTGATGTTCGACCTGGATGGCACCCTGGTGGACTCGGTTCCCGACCTGGCCGCCGCCGTCGACCGGATGCTGATCGCCCTGGGCCGCCCTGCGGCCGGTGTGGAGCGGGTGCGCGAGTGGGTCGGCAACGGGGCCCGGGTGCTGGTGCGCCGGGCCCTGGCCGGCGACATCGAACATGCCGCCGTGCATGACGCCGACGCCGAACGGGGGCTGGCGCTCTTCATGGAGGCCTACGCCGAGAGCCACGCGCTCACCACCGTCTATCCCGGCGTGGTGGATACCCTCAAGTGGTTGAAGAAGCAGGACGTGGAGCTGGCGCTGGTCACCAACAAGCCGGAGCGCTTCGTCGCGCCGTTGCTGGACGAGATGAAGCTCGGCCGCTACTTCCCGCTGATCATCGCCGGCGACACCCTGCCCCAGCAGAAGCCCGACCCGGCCGCCCTGCTGCATGTGATGCACATGACCGGAGTGAGCCGCCATGAGGCGTTGTTCGTCGGCGACTCTCGCAACGATGTCCTCGCGGCCCGCGCCGCCGGGGTGAAATGCGTGGCCCTGAGCTACGGTTACAACCACGGTCGACCCATCGCCGAGGAGGAGCCCGCCCTGGTGGTGGATGACCTGCGGGAGCTGCTGCCCGGCGGTTGCGCCGCTCACGGGGCTGCGTTAATGTCACCGGACTCCCCCGAAAATTCGCCTCAGCGAGACAGAAACGTGGTGGTTCCCTGCAAGCATTGGCTCGAACGAGCCGGAATGAAGATCATCAAGGCTGTCGCCCGTTGGCGCTGGCGCGCCTGA
- the rpe gene encoding ribulose-phosphate 3-epimerase → MQPFAIAPSILSADFARLGEEVDKVLAAGADIVHFDVMDNHYVPNLTIGPMVCSALRKYGITAPIDAHLMVKPVDRIIGDFIEAGATYITFHPEASLHIDRSLQLIRDGGAKAGLVFNPATPLDVLKYVMDKVDMILLMSVNPGFGGQKFIPGTLDKLREARALIDASGRDIRLEIDGGVNVKNIREIAAAGADTFVAGSAIFNAPDYAEVINAMRAELARV, encoded by the coding sequence ATGCAACCCTTTGCCATCGCTCCGTCGATCCTGTCCGCCGATTTCGCCCGCCTGGGCGAGGAAGTGGACAAGGTGCTCGCCGCCGGCGCCGACATCGTTCACTTCGACGTGATGGACAACCACTACGTGCCCAACCTGACCATCGGCCCCATGGTCTGCTCGGCGTTGCGCAAGTACGGCATCACCGCGCCCATCGACGCGCACCTGATGGTCAAGCCGGTGGACCGCATCATCGGCGACTTCATCGAGGCGGGCGCCACCTACATCACCTTCCACCCGGAAGCCTCCCTGCACATCGACCGTTCCCTGCAGCTGATCCGCGACGGCGGCGCCAAGGCCGGCCTGGTGTTCAACCCGGCAACGCCCCTGGACGTGCTCAAGTACGTGATGGACAAGGTGGACATGATCCTGCTGATGAGCGTCAACCCCGGTTTCGGCGGACAGAAGTTCATCCCCGGTACCCTCGACAAGCTGCGCGAGGCGCGCGCGCTGATCGACGCGTCCGGTCGCGACATCCGCCTGGAGATCGACGGCGGCGTCAACGTGAAGAACATCCGCGAGATCGCCGCCGCCGGTGCCGACACCTTCGTCGCCGGCTCGGCCATCTTCAACGCCCCGGATTACGCCGAAGTCATCAATGCCATGCGCGCCGAACTGGCCCGGGTGTGA